In Candidatus Contubernalis alkalaceticus, the following proteins share a genomic window:
- a CDS encoding NfeD family protein, with the protein MVRRKGLIVAVFLLLLSFSSLLMAAEEMVYFVPVRDAVEHSLKIFLDRSFKEAEQNNASAVILEFNTPGGRVDAAQEIKDLILQTEVPVYAYVRPQAVSAGAYLAMACDRLYMSPGSTIGAAELRQGITSEEVTDEKLLSNWEAEMRTVAELRGRDPEIAAAMARREISIPDVVNSGQLLTLTTGQAQSLGFIDGVFNSRAELLEHLGLEDAQVINKQMSSAERLARFVTHPVTSTILLTIAFAALIIEILTAGFGVGGSISILAFTLFFGGHIIAGLAGYEVVILFLMGILLLLTEAFIAGFGILGLAGIGSLIASILLSAAETGEMVTNLVIALILSSIIIGVSLRYLVKSKFLSNIILSFKEDKDLGYVGPQQAFQLLDKEGITLTPLRPSGTAEFDGSRIDVVSEGGFIDVNLTVKVVQVDGPRVIVRELKK; encoded by the coding sequence GTGGTAAGGCGGAAAGGCCTAATTGTTGCAGTTTTTCTTCTATTATTATCATTTTCTTCCCTGTTGATGGCGGCAGAGGAAATGGTTTACTTTGTCCCTGTGCGGGATGCCGTAGAGCACAGCTTGAAAATATTTTTGGACCGTTCCTTTAAGGAAGCCGAACAGAATAATGCATCAGCAGTGATCCTGGAGTTCAATACTCCTGGAGGCAGAGTAGATGCTGCTCAGGAAATCAAAGACCTTATTTTACAGACAGAGGTTCCGGTATATGCTTATGTCCGTCCCCAGGCGGTGTCGGCGGGAGCTTATCTGGCCATGGCCTGTGACAGGCTTTACATGTCCCCGGGCAGCACCATTGGTGCTGCAGAACTGAGACAGGGTATTACCTCTGAGGAGGTTACCGATGAAAAGCTTCTCTCTAATTGGGAAGCGGAGATGCGGACTGTGGCCGAACTTAGGGGTAGGGATCCTGAAATTGCTGCTGCCATGGCCAGAAGAGAGATCAGCATTCCCGATGTAGTGAATTCCGGTCAGCTTCTGACTCTGACTACCGGCCAGGCTCAGTCCCTGGGCTTTATTGATGGAGTTTTTAACAGCAGGGCTGAATTATTAGAGCATTTGGGTTTAGAAGATGCTCAGGTAATAAATAAGCAAATGTCTTCCGCTGAGAGGTTGGCCCGGTTTGTTACCCATCCGGTTACCTCTACTATTCTTTTGACCATTGCCTTTGCGGCCTTGATTATTGAAATCTTGACTGCCGGGTTTGGAGTGGGCGGAAGTATTAGTATTCTTGCTTTTACGCTTTTCTTTGGCGGTCATATAATTGCCGGCCTGGCCGGATATGAGGTGGTGATCCTTTTTCTCATGGGCATTCTTCTGCTTTTAACTGAGGCTTTTATTGCGGGATTTGGCATACTGGGGTTGGCGGGCATTGGCTCCCTGATTGCTTCTATCCTTCTTTCAGCGGCGGAAACCGGAGAGATGGTAACAAACTTAGTAATAGCATTGATTTTATCATCAATTATTATTGGTGTTTCACTGCGTTATCTGGTAAAAAGTAAATTTCTCAGTAATATTATTCTCAGTTTTAAGGAGGATAAAGATCTGGGTTATGTGGGCCCTCAGCAGGCATTTCAGTTGTTGGATAAGGAGGGCATTACCTTGACACCCTTAAGACCCTCCGGTACAGCTGAATTTGATGGAAGTAGAATAGATGTGGTCAGTGAGGGGGGCTTTATTGACGTGAATTTAACGGTTAAAGTGGTTCAGGTGGATGGTCCCCGGGTTATTGTAAGAGAACTAAAAAAATAA
- the yqfC gene encoding sporulation protein YqfC, with product MNFKKSFRSSLAEAFELPKEILLDLPRVTLVGNVQIYVQNHRGVVEYSDKIIRVSVSGGELIIKGEGMTIKNIYSEEIFVEGIIYNLDYAV from the coding sequence TTGAATTTTAAAAAAAGCTTTAGAAGTTCCCTTGCGGAGGCTTTTGAACTCCCCAAGGAAATACTGCTGGATCTACCCCGGGTTACCCTGGTGGGAAATGTGCAGATTTATGTACAAAACCATAGGGGTGTGGTGGAGTACTCTGACAAGATAATCCGGGTCAGTGTCAGTGGGGGTGAACTTATTATAAAAGGGGAAGGTATGACCATAAAAAATATTTATTCAGAGGAGATTTTTGTTGAGGGTATAATTTACAATCTGGATTATGCTGTTTAA
- the floA gene encoding flotillin-like protein FloA (flotillin-like protein involved in membrane lipid rafts): MPDFVFLLIIIALVFVVFSFILSIIPLGLWISALAAGVNVRIITLIGMRLRRVPPAKIVNPLIKANKAGLDLSVDKLEGHYLAGGNVDRVVDALIAAQRANIPLGFERAAAIDLAGRDVLTAVQMSVNPKVIETPIVAAVAKDGIEVKAKAKVTVRANIDRLVGGAGEETIIARVGEGTVTSIGSAESHKAVLENPDSISKNVLNKGLDAGTAFEILSIDIADVDVGKNIGAMLQTDQAEADKRIAQAKAEERRAMAVAQEQEMRAKVQEMRAKVVEAEAEVPKAMAQALREGNLGVLDYQNLQNIIADTKMRDSIGKSDDLGKEKGDK, from the coding sequence ATGCCTGATTTTGTTTTTCTTTTGATCATTATTGCCCTGGTGTTCGTGGTTTTTTCCTTCATTCTCAGTATTATACCTCTGGGATTGTGGATATCCGCCCTGGCGGCCGGGGTTAATGTCCGTATTATCACTCTGATAGGAATGCGCCTGCGGCGGGTGCCGCCGGCCAAAATTGTGAATCCACTGATTAAGGCCAATAAGGCTGGACTGGATTTAAGCGTGGATAAACTGGAAGGTCACTATCTGGCCGGAGGTAATGTGGACCGGGTTGTAGATGCCCTGATTGCTGCTCAGAGGGCTAATATCCCCCTGGGTTTTGAAAGGGCTGCCGCTATTGACCTGGCCGGTAGAGATGTTTTAACTGCTGTGCAGATGAGTGTAAATCCCAAGGTAATTGAAACGCCTATTGTAGCTGCTGTAGCTAAGGATGGTATTGAAGTGAAGGCTAAGGCGAAAGTTACTGTTCGGGCAAATATTGACCGGCTGGTAGGGGGCGCCGGAGAGGAAACCATTATTGCCCGGGTAGGGGAAGGAACGGTTACTTCTATCGGTTCTGCTGAAAGCCATAAAGCTGTACTGGAAAACCCTGATTCTATTTCTAAAAATGTTTTAAATAAGGGGCTTGATGCAGGGACAGCCTTTGAAATACTTTCCATTGACATTGCTGATGTGGATGTGGGTAAGAATATTGGTGCCATGCTGCAGACAGACCAGGCGGAGGCAGACAAGCGCATCGCTCAGGCCAAGGCAGAAGAAAGAAGGGCTATGGCTGTAGCACAAGAGCAGGAGATGAGAGCCAAGGTGCAGGAAATGAGGGCCAAGGTGGTAGAAGCAGAAGCAGAGGTGCCCAAGGCTATGGCCCAGGCTTTGAGGGAAGGAAACCTAGGTGTTTTGGACTATCAAAATCTTCAAAACATCATAGCAGATACAAAAATGAGAGATTCCATTGGTAAATCAGACGATTTGGGAAAAGAAAAGGGAGATAAATAA
- a CDS encoding PhoH family protein codes for MTLDNITQKEHKILFKNQEEALTLMGRLDENLNLIESAFRITLIPRGEYLLLQGQPQEIKMVTFLMERLKELLTKGNTLTPSEISYAINMVKQNQGDKLEEVFSQLVYVTTRGKKIKPKTLGQKKYVNSIKNNDIVFGIGPAGTGKTYLAMAMAIASLKNKEVQKLVLTRPAVEAGEHLGFLPGDFQEKIDPYLRPLYDALYDLLGVETFQKYMEKGIIEVAPLAYMRGRTLDDSFIILDEAQNSTSEQMKMFLTRLGFGAKAVVTGDITQIDLPKGKFSGLAQVPKIIKNITGIEIVYFTEKDVVRHPLVQQIIKAYEKYEENKE; via the coding sequence TTGACCCTGGACAATATTACACAGAAAGAGCACAAAATTTTATTTAAAAATCAGGAAGAAGCTTTGACTCTGATGGGCAGGTTGGATGAGAATTTGAACCTTATTGAAAGTGCTTTTAGAATTACCTTAATCCCCAGAGGAGAATATCTTCTTCTTCAGGGACAACCCCAGGAGATTAAGATGGTTACATTTTTAATGGAGCGGCTTAAAGAACTGCTGACTAAGGGTAATACCCTAACGCCGTCGGAAATTAGTTACGCCATTAATATGGTAAAGCAGAACCAGGGGGACAAACTGGAGGAGGTTTTTTCCCAATTAGTATATGTTACCACCCGGGGGAAAAAGATTAAGCCTAAAACCTTGGGACAGAAAAAGTATGTAAATTCAATTAAAAATAACGATATAGTATTTGGAATTGGGCCTGCAGGAACCGGCAAAACCTACCTGGCTATGGCTATGGCCATTGCCAGCCTTAAGAACAAAGAAGTGCAGAAGCTGGTATTAACCCGTCCGGCAGTAGAGGCCGGGGAGCATTTGGGATTTTTGCCCGGGGATTTTCAGGAAAAAATTGATCCCTACTTGAGGCCATTATATGATGCCTTATATGACCTTTTAGGGGTAGAGACGTTCCAAAAATATATGGAAAAGGGTATTATCGAAGTGGCCCCTTTGGCATACATGAGGGGAAGAACCTTAGATGATTCCTTCATTATTTTGGATGAAGCCCAAAATTCAACCTCTGAACAGATGAAGATGTTCTTAACCCGGTTAGGGTTTGGTGCTAAAGCGGTGGTTACCGGGGATATTACCCAAATTGACCTTCCTAAGGGAAAGTTCTCCGGGTTGGCCCAGGTACCAAAAATTATCAAGAACATTACTGGAATTGAAATAGTATACTTTACAGAAAAAGATGTGGTCAGGCATCCATTGGTGCAGCAGATTATTAAAGCGTACGAGAAATATGAGGAAAATAAAGAGTAA
- the rpsU gene encoding 30S ribosomal protein S21 — MAEIKVGKNETLDSALRRFKKQCAKAGVLAEVRKREHYEKPSVKRKKKQEAARKKKRFY, encoded by the coding sequence GTGGCGGAGATCAAAGTAGGTAAAAATGAAACTCTGGACAGTGCTTTAAGAAGGTTTAAGAAACAATGCGCCAAGGCTGGAGTTCTGGCAGAGGTGCGGAAGCGTGAGCATTATGAAAAACCCAGCGTTAAGCGGAAGAAAAAGCAGGAAGCAGCTCGTAAAAAGAAACGTTTCTACTAG
- the yqfD gene encoding sporulation protein YqfD has protein sequence MSLIDLWYYMNGYITISIRGNRSERLINLAINRGIILRDIRRFDDTAYMKIGIEGFKKIRPLARRTRCKVKIEKKAGIPFFVYRLVVRKGFVAGAVLFVVLLYLLSSFVWYVEIVGTKEIDPQEVIEISQELGLKPGVFKNTLDVEKISNEIVLGIPDISWVGVELTGVRAKVDVVEKVKGVEPGEESFTHIIASKDGLITEIMVISGMADAKVGDTVTAGQVLISGIIRPITEEFEEDDSEEEENTFEDSSPKESYTRARGTVKARVWYEGLGVSTLQVKTYEPTGENYTSSYIKIGEREVYMEGDGQNPYNYARLSKSKRTMHWMNYKFPIEVIYLEYKELALILKELTPEEALAKAKQQAEQEAKKQLPSQGEVIDEYMEVLDTEDEQVIKARYVIETIEEIGQEKEVFMEGFPE, from the coding sequence GTGTCGTTAATTGATTTATGGTATTATATGAATGGATATATTACAATCTCTATACGGGGGAATCGTAGTGAAAGGCTGATCAATCTGGCCATTAACCGGGGAATTATCTTACGGGATATTCGCCGTTTTGACGATACTGCCTATATGAAGATAGGTATTGAAGGGTTTAAAAAAATAAGGCCCTTAGCCCGCAGGACAAGGTGTAAGGTAAAAATCGAAAAAAAAGCCGGTATTCCCTTTTTTGTATACCGATTGGTGGTGAGAAAAGGGTTTGTGGCCGGGGCAGTGCTGTTTGTTGTTCTGCTATACCTTTTATCTTCTTTCGTATGGTATGTGGAAATCGTAGGTACAAAAGAAATAGACCCCCAGGAGGTTATTGAGATATCCCAGGAACTGGGTTTGAAACCCGGTGTTTTTAAAAATACACTGGATGTGGAAAAGATTAGTAATGAGATTGTTCTAGGGATTCCTGATATATCTTGGGTAGGAGTTGAGCTTACCGGGGTTCGGGCCAAAGTAGATGTGGTTGAAAAAGTAAAAGGGGTAGAGCCTGGAGAGGAATCTTTTACTCATATTATTGCTTCAAAAGATGGTTTAATCACAGAAATAATGGTGATATCGGGAATGGCAGATGCAAAAGTGGGGGATACAGTTACTGCCGGACAAGTTTTGATCAGTGGGATTATTCGTCCCATTACGGAAGAGTTTGAAGAGGATGATTCAGAGGAAGAAGAGAATACCTTTGAGGATAGCAGTCCAAAGGAAAGCTATACAAGAGCTCGAGGTACGGTGAAGGCCAGGGTCTGGTATGAGGGTTTGGGTGTTTCTACTCTGCAGGTGAAGACCTATGAGCCTACGGGTGAGAACTATACAAGTTCATATATAAAAATCGGAGAGAGAGAAGTTTATATGGAAGGGGATGGCCAAAATCCCTATAATTATGCCAGGTTAAGTAAATCCAAACGCACAATGCACTGGATGAATTATAAATTTCCTATAGAAGTAATCTATCTTGAGTATAAAGAATTAGCTTTAATATTAAAAGAATTAACTCCTGAGGAAGCTTTGGCGAAAGCAAAGCAGCAGGCAGAACAGGAGGCAAAAAAACAGCTTCCTTCCCAGGGGGAAGTGATTGATGAATATATGGAAGTACTGGATACCGAAGATGAACAGGTTATAAAGGCCAGGTATGTTATTGAAACCATTGAAGAAATTGGTCAGGAAAAAGAGGTGTTTATGGAGGGTTTTCCTGAATAA
- a CDS encoding histidine triad nucleotide-binding protein: MSDCLFCKIVSGEIPSDIVYQDDKIIAFKDIQPQAPVHVLVLPREHIPTVMNITEESSNLIGYLHLKVKEIAEILGVAESGLRLVCNYGKDGDQIVQHIHFHLMGGRPLTWPPG; this comes from the coding sequence GTGAGTGATTGCCTCTTTTGTAAAATTGTCAGTGGGGAAATTCCCAGTGATATTGTTTATCAGGATGATAAAATTATCGCTTTCAAGGATATACAGCCTCAGGCTCCAGTTCATGTTTTGGTGCTGCCCCGGGAACATATTCCCACGGTTATGAATATAACTGAGGAAAGCTCTAATTTAATCGGATATCTTCACCTGAAGGTAAAAGAAATTGCCGAAATTTTAGGGGTTGCTGAAAGTGGGCTCAGGCTGGTGTGCAATTATGGTAAAGATGGAGACCAGATTGTACAGCACATACATTTTCATTTAATGGGAGGACGTCCGTTAACTTGGCCACCGGGCTAG
- a CDS encoding GatB/YqeY domain-containing protein has translation MALNELINENMKASMKAKDKFTLSVLRMMRSEIKNEEIAKREKLSDNQVVQVLSREFKKRKDSAEEYRSYNREDMASDLEKEAQIILSYLPEQMSEEQITEIIKEAVETTGVHSKRDMGKVMGVVMPKLKGKADGRLVNKIVQSFLE, from the coding sequence ATGGCCCTAAATGAGTTAATCAATGAAAATATGAAAGCTTCCATGAAGGCAAAAGATAAGTTCACACTTTCCGTTTTGCGAATGATGCGTTCTGAAATTAAGAACGAGGAAATAGCAAAAAGAGAGAAATTGAGTGATAATCAGGTTGTACAGGTTTTAAGCCGGGAATTTAAAAAAAGGAAAGATTCTGCAGAGGAATACAGAAGTTATAATCGTGAGGATATGGCTTCGGATCTGGAAAAAGAAGCACAAATTATCCTTTCTTACCTGCCGGAACAGATGTCTGAGGAACAAATCACAGAGATTATAAAAGAAGCTGTGGAGACGACTGGTGTCCATAGTAAAAGGGATATGGGCAAAGTGATGGGTGTTGTAATGCCTAAACTTAAGGGTAAGGCAGATGGCCGCTTGGTTAATAAAATAGTGCAGTCGTTTTTGGAATAA